In Numidum massiliense, a single genomic region encodes these proteins:
- a CDS encoding glycoside hydrolase family 65 protein — protein MLRYDLGTGENKNWLVSETAFHPQQLGKCEAIMSLGNGYMGIRATMEEPYYRQTRNMFVAGTFNQFADNEVTELPNAADLIEMNILLNDDYFSLEKGKIIAYRRDLNVRTGELVRRVEWENEAGEQYRFVFRRFVSMHNLHLLAAKVDIEPLNSTVHLKLSSGINAQMTNSGTQHFREGEKRIFDKTFIQLLQQTTESNIDFVLNTTHRLAIDGTPVAIQPEMAIGRRQVSVAYDVTLEKGQTLSIEKISNVFTSRDKAYDNEQYNLQTLRDAALANLKEEAAKGYARLFAESVAAWQAKWDEMAITIDSEQSYDQLALRFAQYHLLAMTPSHDNRFNIGAKGLSGEGYKGHAFWDTEIFILPFFIYTFPEVARQLLEYRYNTLPGARRKARGNGYRGAMYAWESAFTGDETTPVWGAVDIVTGKATKIWSGFIEQHITSDVAYAVWQYYSITGDQSFMDAYGYEILFDTATFWASRLEWNEAQQQYHINDVIGPDEYKEHVNNNAFTNYMAHWNIDTALRCSRELKEARPELWASLNDKLDLTEAEREWSEKLTLIYLPQPREADLVIPQDDTYLTKKVIDLSKYKNQEQVGSLFKDYNLEQVNEMQVSKQADIMILFYLLEHKFSPDVKRANWEYYEPKTLHDSSLSLSTHSVLASDMDDPELAYSLFSRAARIDLGPNMHSSDHGIHAASIGGMWQCVVNGFGGVRLFDGKLRLNPKLPRQWSRLTFPLYWQGERLVVAIDKTTLQIERVTNGEAASSREVISLEVAGNTYELERQLRIDLKGD, from the coding sequence TTGTTGCGCTACGATTTAGGAACCGGTGAAAACAAAAACTGGCTCGTCTCGGAAACGGCCTTTCATCCACAGCAGTTAGGGAAATGCGAAGCGATTATGTCGCTCGGTAACGGTTATATGGGAATCCGTGCCACGATGGAGGAGCCGTACTACCGGCAGACGAGAAACATGTTCGTCGCCGGGACGTTCAACCAGTTTGCCGACAACGAAGTGACAGAACTACCGAACGCCGCTGACTTAATCGAAATGAATATCCTGTTGAACGATGACTACTTTTCATTGGAAAAAGGTAAGATTATCGCTTACCGCCGCGACTTAAACGTGCGTACGGGGGAACTCGTGCGGCGCGTCGAGTGGGAAAACGAGGCTGGCGAGCAGTATCGCTTCGTCTTTCGCCGCTTTGTGTCGATGCACAATTTGCACTTACTCGCTGCGAAAGTTGACATCGAACCGTTAAATTCAACGGTCCACCTTAAGTTAAGTTCTGGGATTAACGCCCAAATGACGAATTCGGGGACGCAACACTTTAGGGAAGGCGAGAAGCGCATTTTTGATAAAACGTTTATCCAATTACTGCAACAGACGACTGAGTCAAACATCGATTTTGTCTTAAATACGACGCATCGCTTAGCGATTGACGGTACACCCGTCGCCATACAGCCGGAAATGGCGATCGGTCGCCGCCAAGTATCTGTCGCGTACGACGTTACGCTAGAAAAAGGGCAGACATTGTCCATCGAAAAAATTTCGAACGTGTTTACGAGTAGGGACAAAGCGTATGACAACGAGCAATATAACTTGCAAACGTTGCGCGACGCGGCGCTCGCCAACTTAAAAGAAGAAGCAGCAAAAGGGTATGCGCGTTTGTTTGCCGAGAGTGTCGCTGCGTGGCAAGCAAAGTGGGACGAGATGGCGATTACGATCGACAGTGAGCAATCGTATGACCAATTAGCGCTGCGCTTTGCCCAATACCACTTGCTCGCGATGACCCCTAGCCACGACAATCGCTTTAACATCGGGGCGAAAGGTCTTTCCGGCGAAGGGTATAAAGGACATGCCTTTTGGGATACCGAAATTTTCATTCTCCCGTTCTTCATTTACACGTTCCCGGAAGTGGCGCGCCAACTACTCGAATACCGCTACAACACGCTGCCCGGCGCACGGCGCAAAGCGCGGGGGAACGGCTATCGCGGGGCGATGTACGCTTGGGAATCGGCCTTTACTGGGGATGAAACGACCCCAGTGTGGGGGGCGGTCGACATCGTGACCGGCAAAGCGACGAAAATTTGGTCCGGCTTTATCGAGCAACACATAACGAGTGACGTGGCGTACGCCGTGTGGCAGTACTACTCCATTACCGGCGACCAATCGTTCATGGACGCTTATGGGTATGAAATTTTGTTTGATACGGCAACTTTTTGGGCGAGCCGCTTGGAGTGGAACGAGGCGCAGCAGCAGTACCACATTAACGACGTCATCGGACCGGACGAATACAAAGAACACGTGAATAACAATGCCTTTACGAACTACATGGCGCATTGGAATATTGACACGGCACTCCGCTGTAGCCGCGAGTTGAAAGAAGCCCGTCCCGAACTGTGGGCATCGCTGAACGACAAACTGGATTTAACAGAGGCTGAGCGCGAATGGAGCGAGAAGCTCACACTCATTTATTTGCCGCAGCCGCGAGAAGCGGATTTGGTCATTCCGCAAGACGACACGTACTTAACGAAAAAAGTGATTGACCTCAGTAAGTACAAAAACCAGGAGCAAGTGGGGAGCTTGTTTAAAGATTACAATCTCGAACAAGTGAACGAGATGCAAGTGTCGAAACAGGCGGACATTATGATCTTGTTCTACTTGCTGGAGCACAAATTTTCTCCAGACGTAAAGCGCGCAAACTGGGAATATTACGAGCCAAAAACGTTGCACGATTCCTCACTCAGCTTATCGACCCACTCGGTGCTCGCATCCGATATGGACGACCCGGAATTGGCGTACAGCTTGTTCTCGCGAGCGGCGCGGATCGACTTGGGGCCAAATATGCATTCCTCCGATCACGGGATCCACGCCGCGTCAATCGGCGGCATGTGGCAATGCGTCGTGAACGGATTCGGCGGTGTCCGACTGTTCGACGGAAAACTGCGGCTCAATCCGAAACTGCCGCGACAGTGGTCGCGCTTAACGTTCCCGCTCTATTGGCAAGGTGAACGTCTCGTCGTCGCGATCGATAAAACGACACTGCAGATCGAAAGAGTGACGAACGGTGAAGCGGCGAGCAGTCGAGAAGTTATATCGCTCGAGGTCGCAGGCAACACATACGAACTCGAGCGTCAGTTGAGGATTGACCTTAAAGGAGATTGA
- a CDS encoding LacI family DNA-binding transcriptional regulator has protein sequence MTTIKDIAKVAGVSVTTVSRALNGYADVSEKTRRKVEKIAAELDYSPNTLARSLVMNRSQTIGLLVSDFSTGMVKDNFMVEVLAGINKYVAQTDYDLILFNADSTKQREKTYSQLCRERKVDGVILQGIKTDDPYLREVVESDIPCVLIDIPIESSTVGYVTTDNVLGAKKAVAHLVEQGHTNIAMMNGHNLAFVSQKRLQGYMEALKEANLSVNWDWIVNGAFEEKQAETVATALLTATPDITAIFCASDLMALGVIAAAKKLGRHIPDDLSVVGYDDILLASYATPKLTTIAQNKVEMGYQAANLLIRMLEGTDESHVISIDTELIVRESTSEPRKRGK, from the coding sequence ATGACGACGATTAAAGACATCGCGAAAGTCGCTGGTGTTTCCGTGACGACTGTTTCCAGAGCATTAAACGGTTACGCGGACGTTAGTGAAAAGACGCGAAGAAAGGTAGAGAAGATCGCCGCGGAGCTCGATTACAGTCCGAATACACTCGCGCGCAGTTTAGTGATGAACCGCTCACAGACGATCGGCTTGCTCGTATCCGATTTCAGCACTGGAATGGTTAAAGATAACTTTATGGTCGAAGTGCTGGCAGGTATAAACAAATACGTCGCGCAAACGGACTATGACCTCATTTTATTCAACGCCGATTCGACAAAGCAGCGCGAGAAGACGTATTCGCAGTTGTGTCGCGAGCGCAAGGTAGACGGGGTCATCCTTCAAGGCATCAAAACGGACGATCCGTACCTCAGGGAAGTTGTCGAAAGTGACATTCCGTGCGTCCTGATCGACATTCCCATCGAGTCGTCGACTGTCGGCTACGTGACGACAGACAACGTACTCGGCGCGAAAAAAGCGGTGGCGCACTTAGTCGAACAAGGGCATACGAACATCGCTATGATGAACGGCCACAACTTAGCGTTCGTCAGTCAGAAGCGCTTGCAAGGCTACATGGAAGCGCTGAAAGAGGCGAACCTGTCAGTCAACTGGGACTGGATCGTGAACGGTGCGTTTGAAGAGAAACAGGCGGAAACGGTCGCAACGGCGCTGTTAACGGCAACCCCCGACATTACTGCGATTTTTTGCGCGAGTGACTTAATGGCCTTAGGGGTAATAGCAGCAGCGAAAAAGCTCGGGCGCCACATTCCCGATGATTTGTCAGTCGTCGGTTATGACGATATTTTACTCGCTTCATATGCGACTCCGAAGCTGACGACGATTGCGCAAAACAAGGTTGAGATGGGTTACCAAGCGGCTAACTTGTTGATCCGCATGTTAGAAGGGACCGACGAGTCCCACGTCATTTCAATCGACACAGAACTGATTGTACGCGAATCGACGAGTGAACCGCGAAAAAGAGGAAAATAA
- a CDS encoding ABC transporter substrate-binding protein: MKTKAKKWLIMLTIFSLLMGVVMTGCSGNDNGSPAEDKAEKKQAEKVTVKLAGWGGNPSETKLLKQTIADFEKKNPNIKVKHEVIADQYMDVIKTRLIGGEGPDVFYLDAFEAPALIETGVLEPLDEYVTDAFDVADFEKPLLEAFQVDGTTYGFPKDYSTLALFYNKNMLKDAGVDVPKTWDELREASKKLTKDDVYGFGVAPELARMYYIAEAKGGKVVKDNKANFAAKEVVESLQPIIDQHNIDKTSIQPSEVGADWGGEMFGQQKAAMVIEGNWVIPFLEDTFPDVDYGTAEVPTIDGKKGTMAYTVAYVMNASSEKKEASWKLIEYLTGKEGMETWTSKGYALPTRKSVAEKLGYDKDELRGALVAGAPYATVWAEGTNLPTITNNFNNQFVNAFLGKQSLEKALKEAQKQANSEIESN, from the coding sequence ATGAAAACGAAGGCAAAAAAATGGCTTATCATGCTCACTATTTTCTCTTTGTTAATGGGCGTTGTAATGACAGGTTGCAGCGGGAACGATAACGGTTCGCCCGCGGAGGATAAAGCAGAGAAAAAGCAGGCGGAGAAAGTAACGGTGAAGTTAGCGGGGTGGGGCGGCAATCCGAGTGAGACGAAGCTGTTGAAGCAGACAATCGCCGACTTTGAAAAGAAAAACCCGAACATTAAAGTGAAACACGAAGTGATTGCTGACCAGTACATGGATGTCATTAAAACGCGGCTCATCGGAGGAGAAGGTCCAGACGTCTTTTATCTCGATGCGTTTGAGGCGCCTGCCCTCATCGAAACAGGCGTACTCGAGCCGCTGGACGAGTATGTGACGGACGCATTTGATGTCGCCGATTTTGAAAAACCGCTTTTAGAAGCTTTTCAGGTAGATGGTACCACGTACGGGTTCCCGAAAGACTATTCCACGTTAGCGTTGTTTTATAACAAGAACATGTTAAAAGACGCTGGTGTCGACGTGCCGAAAACGTGGGACGAGCTACGCGAAGCGTCGAAAAAATTGACGAAAGACGATGTGTACGGCTTTGGCGTCGCTCCGGAACTGGCGCGCATGTACTACATCGCTGAAGCGAAAGGTGGAAAAGTCGTCAAAGACAACAAGGCAAACTTTGCTGCAAAAGAAGTCGTAGAATCGCTTCAACCGATCATTGACCAACACAACATCGACAAAACGTCGATCCAACCTTCCGAAGTCGGAGCTGATTGGGGCGGCGAGATGTTCGGACAACAAAAGGCGGCAATGGTCATCGAAGGGAACTGGGTCATCCCGTTTCTGGAAGATACGTTCCCCGATGTCGACTACGGAACAGCTGAAGTGCCGACGATCGACGGAAAAAAAGGGACGATGGCTTACACTGTCGCTTATGTCATGAACGCCTCTTCGGAGAAAAAAGAAGCGTCTTGGAAACTGATTGAGTATTTAACGGGTAAAGAAGGCATGGAAACGTGGACGAGCAAAGGTTATGCTTTACCGACGCGCAAAAGTGTAGCAGAAAAGCTCGGCTACGACAAAGATGAATTGCGCGGTGCTCTCGTTGCTGGCGCGCCCTATGCGACCGTTTGGGCGGAAGGGACAAACTTGCCGACCATCACGAATAACTTTAACAACCAGTTTGTTAACGCCTTCCTCGGCAAGCAATCTTTGGAAAAGGCGCTAAAAGAAGCACAAAAACAAGCGAACAGTGAAATCGAATCGAATTAA
- a CDS encoding permease, whose translation MLFVTFLVFTDLTTWTSQWVTVPSSFLTLNTIFLSILIEALPFVLLGVLIAGGIQVFVTEDHMRRLIPNNKILAVGMSALLGALFPACECGIVPITRRLVAKGVPIYAAIAFLLTGPLINPIVVFSTYMAFGHDWRMTTLRAVVGFFVAVAIACVISLLFKGSQLKRDPSLGTVITTPTRPPLRERVEHMLVHAIDEFFYVSKFLIMGAFLAAIVQTYVASSTLTSLASGSASSSLVMMGLAYLLSLCSEADAFVAASFQHVFPTSALLAFLIYGPMLDLKNTIMMLGVFRTKFVLVFAIVTTVTVFGGIMLAQVWIG comes from the coding sequence ATGTTATTCGTAACATTTCTCGTTTTTACCGATCTGACAACTTGGACGAGTCAGTGGGTGACCGTACCTTCGTCATTCCTTACACTGAATACGATCTTCCTCAGTATTTTAATCGAGGCGTTACCGTTTGTACTACTCGGCGTGCTGATTGCAGGAGGGATTCAAGTGTTCGTCACCGAAGATCACATGCGTCGCTTGATTCCAAACAACAAAATACTGGCGGTCGGCATGAGTGCCCTGTTAGGCGCGCTGTTTCCGGCGTGTGAATGCGGGATTGTCCCGATCACGCGTCGCCTAGTGGCGAAAGGTGTGCCGATTTACGCCGCCATTGCTTTTTTGTTGACTGGACCGCTCATCAACCCGATTGTTGTCTTTTCGACGTACATGGCCTTCGGACACGATTGGCGCATGACGACGTTGCGCGCTGTCGTCGGCTTCTTTGTTGCAGTTGCGATCGCGTGCGTCATCAGCCTCCTATTTAAAGGCTCGCAATTAAAACGTGACCCGTCACTAGGGACCGTTATAACTACTCCTACCCGCCCCCCGTTGCGTGAACGCGTGGAACACATGTTAGTACACGCGATTGACGAGTTTTTTTACGTCAGTAAATTTTTGATTATGGGCGCTTTTTTAGCGGCAATCGTGCAAACGTACGTCGCTTCTAGTACGTTGACGTCGCTCGCTTCAGGTTCAGCGAGTTCGTCGCTCGTCATGATGGGACTGGCCTACCTACTGTCGCTATGTTCCGAAGCGGATGCGTTTGTCGCTGCTTCGTTCCAACATGTGTTTCCAACAAGTGCACTACTCGCCTTTTTAATTTACGGACCGATGCTCGATTTGAAAAATACGATCATGATGTTAGGCGTGTTCCGGACGAAATTTGTGCTCGTATTTGCCATCGTGACGACAGTGACTGTCTTTGGCGGCATCATGCTCGCACAAGTTTGGATCGGGTGA
- the tyrS gene encoding tyrosine--tRNA ligase encodes MLRRGVVDVVPEAALAEKVRESIKEKRPLNVKLGIDPSAPDIHIGHTVVIHKLRQFQQLGHKVQLLIGDFTGRIGDPSGRSETRKPLSEEQVLANARTYQEQVFKILDPKLTEIHFNSEWLAKLSFSEVLSLASQMTVARMLERDDFEKRYKANHPIGVHEFFYPLMQGYDSVALESDVELGGTDQTFNVLMGRQLQREFGKKEQVAMTLPLLEGLDGEKKMSKSLGNYIGIDDEPGDMYGKAMSVPDALMLKYFELATDLSLEQFETLKQQLTEGTMHPRDAKMLLAHTFVRMYHGEEAAAEAEERFKTVFQQQALPEDIAEVSVRAVDLDDGKMWIVKLLTHLGLVASNGEARRMIQQGAVKLNEQKMPAADVDVAVTDGLVAQVGKRKFARVKLEK; translated from the coding sequence ATTTTGCGCCGCGGTGTCGTGGACGTCGTCCCGGAAGCCGCATTGGCGGAAAAAGTGCGGGAATCGATCAAGGAGAAACGACCGCTTAACGTAAAATTAGGCATAGACCCGTCCGCACCTGACATTCATATCGGACATACGGTCGTCATCCACAAGCTGCGGCAGTTTCAACAGCTGGGGCACAAAGTGCAACTGTTAATCGGCGACTTTACGGGACGGATCGGCGACCCGAGCGGGCGGTCGGAAACGCGTAAACCGCTCTCCGAAGAACAAGTGCTAGCTAATGCACGGACGTACCAGGAGCAAGTGTTTAAAATTTTGGATCCGAAACTGACGGAAATCCACTTTAACAGTGAATGGTTGGCCAAGCTTTCGTTTTCCGAAGTATTGTCGTTAGCGTCGCAAATGACCGTCGCTCGCATGTTGGAGCGCGACGATTTTGAGAAGCGGTACAAAGCGAATCACCCCATCGGCGTGCACGAATTTTTTTATCCGCTCATGCAAGGGTACGACTCGGTCGCGCTCGAAAGTGATGTCGAGCTAGGCGGGACGGACCAAACGTTCAACGTCCTTATGGGCCGGCAGTTACAGCGCGAATTCGGGAAAAAAGAGCAAGTGGCAATGACACTACCGCTCCTCGAAGGCCTAGACGGGGAAAAGAAAATGAGCAAGAGTCTCGGTAACTACATCGGCATCGACGACGAGCCGGGCGACATGTACGGTAAAGCGATGTCCGTCCCTGACGCGTTGATGCTAAAGTACTTCGAACTGGCAACCGACTTGTCGCTGGAACAGTTCGAGACGTTAAAGCAGCAATTAACGGAAGGCACGATGCACCCGCGCGATGCAAAAATGTTACTCGCGCACACCTTCGTCCGCATGTACCACGGAGAGGAAGCGGCCGCCGAGGCAGAAGAACGCTTTAAGACAGTGTTCCAGCAGCAGGCACTCCCGGAAGACATTGCGGAAGTATCTGTGCGCGCAGTGGACTTAGATGATGGGAAAATGTGGATCGTGAAACTGCTCACCCATCTCGGGCTCGTTGCCTCGAACGGAGAGGCGCGGCGGATGATCCAACAAGGGGCGGTCAAACTGAATGAGCAAAAAATGCCTGCGGCCGACGTCGATGTCGCGGTGACAGACGGACTCGTCGCCCAAGTCGGCAAACGCAAATTTGCCCGCGTCAAATTAGAAAAGTAA
- the rpsD gene encoding 30S ribosomal protein S4, giving the protein MARYTGPKWKLSRRLGISLSGTGKELKRPYPPGQHGANQRRKMSDYGVQLQEKQKLRHMYGMNEKQFRSLFDKAGKMQGIHGETFMILLESRLDNLVYRLGLGRTRAQARQLVTHGHITVNGKKVDRPSYQVKPGDTISLKEKSLNLNIVKDALETRNFLPEYLTFDDNTKVGTYTRLPERAELPSEIDETLIVEFYSR; this is encoded by the coding sequence ATGGCACGTTACACTGGACCAAAGTGGAAATTAAGCCGCCGTTTAGGCATTTCGTTAAGCGGCACGGGTAAAGAACTGAAGCGGCCGTACCCGCCGGGACAACACGGCGCGAACCAACGCCGCAAAATGAGTGACTACGGCGTACAGCTACAAGAAAAACAAAAACTGCGCCACATGTACGGCATGAACGAAAAGCAATTCCGCAGCTTGTTTGACAAAGCGGGCAAAATGCAAGGGATTCACGGGGAAACCTTCATGATCCTGTTGGAATCGCGGTTGGATAACCTCGTCTATCGCCTCGGCTTAGGCCGTACGCGGGCACAAGCTCGGCAACTCGTCACGCACGGTCACATTACCGTTAACGGTAAAAAAGTTGACCGCCCGTCTTACCAAGTAAAACCTGGCGATACGATCAGCTTGAAAGAAAAAAGCCTCAACTTGAACATCGTCAAAGATGCGCTCGAGACGAGAAACTTCTTGCCGGAATACTTGACGTTCGACGATAACACAAAAGTTGGCACGTACACGCGGTTACCGGAACGGGCCGAGCTTCCGTCGGAAATTGACGAAACACTCATCGTTGAATTTTACTCCCGTTAA
- the pgmB gene encoding beta-phosphoglucomutase produces MNERLAAVIFDLDGVVTDTAEYHYVAWRTLAEQLGIAIDRPFNEQLKGISRMDSLEKILARGGQASAYTAAEKTALAEQKNAHYTQLIQKITPQGVLPGIRALLQELADNKIKAALASASKNARAIVERLELDHHFDHIVDVRTIAKGKPDPEIFVAAADALGVPYDRCIGIEDAAAGVTAIRAAGMFAVGVGDRETLAHAHYVVESTDELTLKALVDKKSTWLSGAS; encoded by the coding sequence ATGAATGAAAGACTGGCAGCAGTTATTTTCGACCTCGACGGTGTCGTTACCGATACGGCGGAATACCACTACGTTGCATGGCGGACACTCGCGGAACAATTAGGTATTGCGATTGATCGGCCGTTTAACGAACAGCTAAAAGGGATTAGTCGCATGGATTCGCTGGAAAAAATATTGGCACGCGGCGGGCAGGCGTCCGCCTATACCGCCGCGGAAAAAACGGCGCTGGCAGAGCAAAAAAACGCCCATTACACACAACTCATTCAAAAAATAACGCCACAGGGCGTGTTGCCTGGCATCCGTGCGTTGTTGCAAGAGCTCGCCGACAACAAAATTAAAGCCGCCTTGGCCTCTGCCAGTAAAAATGCCCGCGCCATTGTCGAAAGGCTGGAGCTCGACCATCATTTCGATCACATCGTCGATGTGCGTACGATTGCTAAAGGTAAACCCGATCCGGAAATATTCGTGGCCGCTGCTGATGCACTAGGCGTTCCTTACGACCGCTGTATCGGCATTGAAGACGCGGCAGCCGGGGTGACCGCGATCCGCGCGGCAGGTATGTTTGCTGTCGGCGTCGGCGACCGGGAGACACTCGCTCACGCCCATTACGTCGTCGAAAGCACGGATGAACTGACGCTGAAGGCTTTAGTGGATAAAAAAAGCACGTGGCTTAGCGGTGCTAGCTAA
- a CDS encoding TIGR03943 family putative permease subunit — translation MGNFFQQLLKALILLSFAGFLFKLSYTGEISKYINSQFVTLSQLAALLLVFLFVIQLQRLFSGQREEGRQRQTTGACGVTDHGAVRSEDCSHHVRCDPHQAVNNAMEQEACCDADHGFSGKWSLKQFLSYVIIAIPLLTGFLLPIQTLNAEIATKKGMMPFAAQGQSADQGNGVGTQEEGDRPGENGTTEEGGGAASEEAGGTTAAEATDDLYTNNAIDAYDDEEAPGDEIIVDDGPDEYYGKMRDELKKQDVIVFTEEDFVQHYSVMSIYPDEFVGKKIKLTGFVYKEEGMAADELVVGRFAVTCCIADSSVLGFLSQIPEAQEIAADTWLEIEGSLETTFVDDVELPYVHVTEWREVEAPETPYVYPF, via the coding sequence GTGGGAAATTTCTTTCAGCAGTTGTTAAAAGCGCTCATTTTGCTGTCTTTTGCCGGGTTTTTGTTCAAGCTGTCTTATACAGGTGAGATTAGTAAGTACATTAATTCACAGTTCGTGACGCTTAGTCAACTCGCAGCACTTCTGTTAGTGTTTTTGTTCGTCATTCAACTGCAACGTCTCTTTAGCGGGCAACGGGAGGAAGGTAGGCAGCGCCAAACGACGGGTGCGTGCGGTGTGACCGATCACGGTGCCGTGCGTAGCGAAGACTGCAGCCATCACGTGCGCTGTGATCCTCATCAGGCGGTAAATAATGCGATGGAACAAGAGGCCTGTTGCGACGCTGATCACGGGTTTAGCGGCAAGTGGTCGCTGAAACAGTTTCTATCGTATGTGATTATCGCCATTCCGCTACTGACTGGTTTTTTGCTGCCGATCCAAACGCTTAACGCGGAAATCGCTACGAAAAAAGGGATGATGCCATTCGCGGCACAAGGGCAAAGCGCTGACCAGGGTAATGGAGTAGGTACACAAGAGGAAGGTGATCGCCCTGGCGAAAACGGCACAACCGAGGAAGGCGGCGGAGCAGCGAGCGAGGAAGCAGGTGGGACAACCGCAGCGGAAGCAACTGACGATTTGTACACAAATAACGCCATCGATGCATACGACGACGAGGAAGCGCCCGGAGACGAGATCATCGTTGACGACGGACCGGACGAGTATTACGGAAAGATGCGAGACGAATTGAAAAAACAAGACGTCATCGTATTCACTGAAGAAGATTTCGTGCAACATTACAGCGTAATGTCGATCTACCCGGATGAATTCGTGGGGAAAAAGATCAAACTGACTGGCTTCGTCTACAAAGAAGAGGGGATGGCAGCAGACGAACTAGTCGTCGGTCGCTTTGCCGTTACGTGCTGTATCGCCGACTCCAGTGTCCTCGGTTTCTTATCTCAAATTCCTGAAGCCCAAGAGATTGCTGCCGATACGTGGCTCGAGATCGAAGGCAGCCTTGAGACGACGTTTGTGGACGACGTGGAACTTCCATATGTACATGTTACCGAGTGGCGGGAGGTCGAAGCGCCCGAAACACCTTATGTATATCCGTTTTGA